The following coding sequences are from one Shewanella violacea DSS12 window:
- the napA gene encoding nitrate reductase catalytic subunit NapA, which translates to MKMSRRDFIKANAAASAAALAGITLPATATNLIVSSEESKIHWDKAPCRFCGTGCSVLVGTQDGKVVATQGDPEAPVNKGLNCIKGYFLSKIMYGSDRLTQPLLRQTNGKFDKNGDFAPVSWDQAFDIMADKWKAALKEKGPTSVGMFGSGQWTVMEGYAASKMMKAGFRSNNLDPNARHCMASAVGGFMRSFGIDEPMGCYDDFENADAFVLWGSNMAEMHPVLWSRITDRRLSNPHVKVHVLSTYYHRSFELADKGYIFKPQTDLAIANYIANYIIENDAVNWDFVNKHTHFKQATIDIGYGLRDEHPLQKKAANPNVGKIHSIDFEQYKKSVAPYTLAKTAEMTGLDEDKLLTLAKQFADPKIKVMSLWTMGMNQHTRGVWMNSLVYNIHLLVGKISTPGNGPFSLTGQPSACGTAREVGTFSHRLPADMLVANPEHRKRAEHLWKIPQGTIPPKPGFHAVEQDRKLNDGVLNAYWTMCNNNMQAGPNINGERLPGFRNPDNFIVCSDPYPTVTAQAADLILPTAMWVEKEGAYGNAERRTQVWYQQVKGPGESKSDLWQMMEFAKRFKIEEVWTEELIAQMPEVRGKNMCEVLFENGQVNQFPLSEAQELNDDAKDQGYYVQKGLFEEYASFGRGHGHDLAPYERYHKERGLRWPVVDGKETKWRFKEGSDPYVGKGKGFEFYGKPDGKAWIISAPYEAPPESPDEEFPLWLCTGRVLEHWHTGTMTRRVPELYKAVPDALCYMHPDDAKSHGVRRGDEVLMSNKRGDIRVRVETRGRNRPPKGLVFVPFFDARILINKLILDATDPLSKQTDYKKCPIKITKVG; encoded by the coding sequence ATGAAAATGTCCAGACGTGATTTTATTAAAGCCAATGCTGCAGCATCTGCTGCGGCACTTGCTGGGATCACTCTTCCAGCCACTGCAACGAATTTAATTGTATCGAGTGAAGAGTCAAAAATTCATTGGGATAAAGCGCCTTGTCGTTTCTGTGGTACAGGTTGCTCGGTACTTGTAGGAACTCAAGATGGTAAAGTCGTTGCGACTCAAGGCGATCCAGAAGCTCCAGTAAACAAAGGTCTTAACTGTATTAAAGGCTATTTCCTTTCTAAAATCATGTATGGCTCAGACAGGCTAACTCAGCCGCTGTTACGTCAAACTAATGGAAAGTTTGATAAAAATGGTGACTTTGCGCCAGTAAGTTGGGATCAAGCTTTCGATATCATGGCTGACAAGTGGAAAGCAGCTTTAAAAGAGAAAGGGCCTACCAGTGTGGGCATGTTTGGTTCTGGCCAGTGGACCGTAATGGAAGGTTACGCGGCTTCTAAGATGATGAAAGCGGGTTTCCGCTCTAACAACCTAGATCCTAATGCGCGTCACTGTATGGCTTCAGCCGTTGGTGGCTTTATGCGTAGCTTTGGTATCGATGAGCCAATGGGTTGTTATGATGATTTCGAAAATGCCGATGCCTTTGTTCTATGGGGCTCCAACATGGCTGAGATGCATCCTGTTTTATGGTCTCGCATCACTGACAGACGCTTAAGTAATCCCCATGTAAAAGTGCACGTATTATCAACTTATTATCATCGTTCATTTGAACTCGCTGATAAAGGCTATATCTTTAAGCCGCAAACAGATCTTGCAATAGCCAACTATATTGCTAACTACATCATTGAAAACGATGCAGTGAATTGGGACTTTGTAAATAAGCATACCCATTTCAAGCAAGCCACTATCGATATTGGTTATGGTTTAAGGGATGAGCACCCCCTGCAAAAAAAGGCCGCTAACCCCAATGTAGGCAAGATACACTCAATTGATTTTGAACAGTATAAAAAATCAGTAGCACCATATACCCTTGCAAAAACCGCTGAAATGACCGGTTTAGATGAAGATAAACTGCTCACACTCGCTAAGCAGTTTGCCGATCCAAAGATTAAGGTGATGTCACTTTGGACTATGGGGATGAACCAACATACCCGTGGTGTGTGGATGAACTCTTTGGTGTATAACATTCATCTTTTAGTCGGAAAAATATCAACACCGGGTAATGGTCCATTTTCATTAACAGGCCAACCATCGGCGTGTGGTACAGCGCGTGAGGTGGGGACTTTCTCTCATCGTCTACCCGCAGATATGTTGGTAGCAAACCCTGAGCATCGAAAGCGTGCTGAGCACCTATGGAAAATTCCACAAGGCACTATTCCGCCAAAGCCGGGTTTCCATGCAGTGGAGCAAGACCGTAAATTAAATGACGGTGTGCTTAATGCTTACTGGACCATGTGTAACAACAACATGCAGGCCGGTCCAAATATCAATGGAGAGCGCTTACCAGGTTTTCGTAATCCTGACAACTTTATTGTCTGTTCAGACCCATACCCAACGGTAACAGCACAAGCTGCTGACTTGATTCTGCCGACAGCTATGTGGGTAGAAAAAGAGGGGGCTTATGGTAATGCTGAGCGTCGTACTCAGGTTTGGTATCAGCAGGTTAAAGGACCTGGTGAATCAAAATCAGATCTATGGCAGATGATGGAATTTGCAAAACGCTTCAAAATTGAAGAGGTGTGGACCGAAGAGCTGATAGCTCAAATGCCAGAAGTACGTGGCAAAAATATGTGCGAAGTGCTATTTGAAAACGGTCAAGTGAACCAGTTCCCATTATCTGAGGCGCAAGAGCTCAATGATGATGCCAAAGACCAAGGTTACTATGTACAAAAAGGCCTATTTGAAGAGTACGCCAGCTTTGGACGTGGACATGGCCATGATTTAGCACCATACGAACGCTACCATAAAGAGCGCGGTCTACGCTGGCCTGTTGTCGATGGCAAAGAGACAAAATGGCGCTTTAAAGAAGGCTCAGATCCCTATGTTGGCAAAGGTAAAGGCTTTGAATTCTATGGCAAGCCAGATGGTAAGGCATGGATAATCTCGGCACCTTACGAGGCACCACCTGAGTCTCCAGATGAAGAGTTTCCTCTATGGTTATGTACTGGTCGTGTACTTGAGCATTGGCATACGGGCACTATGACTCGCCGTGTACCTGAACTGTACAAGGCGGTGCCTGATGCACTTTGTTATATGCATCCAGATGATGCTAAGTCTCACGGTGTGCGCCGTGGTGACGAAGTGTTAATGAGTAACAAACGCGGTGACATTCGTGTGCGAGTCGAGACTCGAGGGCGTAACCGTCCACCAAAAGGCCTAGTGTTTGTGCCTTTCTTCGATGCACGTATTTTGATTAATAAACTCATTTTAGATGCAACCGATCCGCTATCTAAACAGACAGATTATAAAAAGTGTCCTATAAAAATCACTAAAGTAGGATAA
- a CDS encoding chaperone NapD, whose translation MSLPEAHISSLIVQVSPEHLEETKKRIEAFDEAEIYGVSDIGKIVVVLVTQAEGFITDVIEKINNMPGVLGASMVYHQIDSGTDTGIDTNKNNLAPDDGYSVSEEQV comes from the coding sequence ATGTCGTTACCTGAGGCGCATATCTCAAGCCTAATTGTCCAGGTTAGCCCTGAACATTTAGAAGAAACTAAAAAAAGAATTGAAGCATTTGATGAAGCCGAAATTTATGGCGTTAGTGACATCGGAAAAATCGTAGTAGTCCTTGTGACTCAAGCTGAAGGCTTTATTACCGATGTTATTGAAAAAATAAATAATATGCCAGGCGTGCTTGGTGCCAGTATGGTTTATCACCAAATTGATAGTGGAACCGACACCGGCATCGACACCAATAAAAATAACCTAGCCCCTGATGATGGCTATAGTGTTAGCGAGGAACAAGTATGA
- the hrpA gene encoding ATP-dependent RNA helicase HrpA, which translates to MGSDLSSQLHPLSNNYLKLCYQADASRIRRRLFRLNKEVDSDKKRANLDKLEAQAVAAFEKVERRRQARPIITYPENLPISQKRDEIARAIAGNQVVIIAGETGSGKTTQLPKICLELGLGCRGLIAHTQPRRLAARSVASRVADELNSPLGEVVGFKVRFADAINQNSYIKLMTDGILLAELTNDKFLDQYDAIIIDEAHERSLNIDFILGYLKNLLHKRPDLKVIITSATIDLDKFSKHFNDAPVIQVSGRTYPVETRYRPLVRDAGDDLDLTEGIFEAVDELVAEGPGDILIFMNGEREIRDVADQLNRRQYRDTEILPLYARLSYGEQSKVFKSHIGRRIVLATNVAETSLTVPGIRYVIDPGTARISRYSYRTKVQRLPIEPISQASANQRQGRCGRVAAGICIRLFAEDDFNNRSEFTDPEILRTNLASVILKMLSVGLGDIEAFPFLQSPDPRYIRDGFLLLEELEAVKKSQGRLALTELGKQLAHIPVDPRLARMVIAANTNGCLHEALVITSALSIQDPRERPMDKKQAADEAHKKYSDKDSDFVSFVNLWDHLKLQQKSLSTSQFRKQCKKEFLAYLRVREWQDLYAQMKQAVHDLKWRLNSEPADYELLHKSLLTGLLSHVGFKDKDNEYLGARNRKFFVFPGSPLARKGPKWIMAAELTETSRLFARCCAKIQPEWIEPLAGHLVKKNYLEPHFEAKQGSVVAFENQILYGLMIVNRRKTQYGPVNPLEAREIFIRSALAEGELRTNEAFFIKNRNMLKEVENLEHKSRRRDILVDEQVLVDFYEPRIPEGIYNAPKFFSWWKLECKKTPDLLDFEREQLMQRGDSHISALDFPDAWHQGNLKLFLSYHFEPSADDDGVAVHIPVALLNQIEDVDFDWQVPGLREEKCIALIRALPKSLRRNFVPAPDYANACMQAMKPFEMSFIDAMCKQLLRMSGVRVSIDDFDLSQLSKHLLMNFKVEDDNGKLVAQSRDIEQLKASLQGQVTQAIRKVADSGIEKTELTQWSFGDLPQAFKQKKGNFEVKAFPALVDDKSSVSIKLFDDENEAKRSHQLGLQRLLLINIPSPVKHLQKTLPNKAKLAMYFNPFGQVQILLDDILAASVQQLLDEKGLDVRCESDFEQAKDWVRQELNPTAAKIALRVEEILTLYQKVKKRLKGKISLDIAFAMSDIQTQLDKLVFKGFVEACGWKRLPDMVRYLKAVENRLDKLPVDPNRDRLHMLSIANVQKELEGQLAKVPRSVAIPESLLEARWMVEEYRVSCFAQVLGTAYPISEKRILNQIKQN; encoded by the coding sequence ATGGGATCTGACTTGAGTTCGCAACTACACCCGCTATCTAACAATTATCTAAAACTGTGTTATCAGGCCGATGCTTCGAGAATTAGGCGTCGTCTTTTTAGGCTCAATAAAGAGGTCGATTCAGATAAGAAGCGGGCCAATTTGGACAAGCTCGAAGCTCAGGCCGTCGCAGCGTTCGAAAAAGTTGAGCGACGTCGTCAGGCCCGTCCCATAATCACCTATCCCGAAAACTTACCTATCTCCCAAAAGAGAGATGAGATAGCCAGAGCGATTGCCGGCAATCAAGTGGTCATAATAGCGGGTGAAACAGGCTCAGGTAAGACCACCCAGCTGCCGAAAATATGTCTGGAGTTAGGCTTAGGTTGCCGCGGACTCATAGCCCATACCCAGCCTAGGCGTCTGGCCGCGCGGAGCGTTGCCAGTCGAGTCGCCGATGAACTCAATAGTCCACTGGGAGAGGTGGTGGGTTTTAAAGTCAGATTTGCCGATGCCATCAATCAGAACTCTTATATCAAGTTGATGACCGACGGTATCTTGTTGGCTGAACTGACCAATGATAAGTTTCTCGATCAATATGACGCCATCATCATAGATGAGGCCCATGAGCGCAGCCTGAATATCGATTTCATCTTGGGTTACCTCAAGAACTTATTGCATAAACGTCCAGATTTGAAGGTGATTATCACCTCGGCAACCATAGATCTGGATAAATTTTCCAAACATTTTAACGATGCCCCTGTCATCCAAGTCTCGGGTCGTACTTACCCGGTGGAGACTCGTTACCGACCTCTGGTGCGTGATGCTGGAGACGATCTTGATCTCACCGAAGGCATCTTCGAAGCCGTGGATGAACTGGTTGCCGAAGGGCCCGGTGACATTTTGATCTTTATGAACGGTGAACGTGAGATCCGTGACGTAGCGGATCAACTCAATCGTCGTCAGTACCGTGATACCGAGATCTTGCCACTCTATGCTCGCCTATCATACGGTGAGCAGTCGAAGGTGTTTAAGAGCCATATAGGCCGCAGAATAGTGCTAGCCACCAACGTGGCCGAGACATCTTTGACTGTGCCAGGCATTCGTTATGTTATCGATCCAGGTACTGCCAGGATCAGTCGTTATAGTTACCGTACTAAAGTGCAACGTTTGCCCATTGAGCCTATATCTCAAGCCAGTGCAAATCAGCGTCAGGGTCGTTGTGGTCGTGTCGCCGCGGGTATTTGTATCCGTCTATTCGCCGAGGATGATTTCAATAACAGGTCTGAGTTTACCGATCCTGAGATTTTAAGAACTAACCTTGCCTCAGTTATCCTCAAGATGCTGTCAGTGGGCCTAGGTGACATAGAAGCTTTTCCTTTCCTTCAGTCGCCAGATCCTAGGTATATCCGTGATGGATTCTTGTTACTGGAAGAGTTGGAAGCGGTCAAAAAATCCCAAGGTCGTTTAGCGTTAACTGAGCTAGGAAAACAACTCGCACACATTCCGGTAGATCCTCGCTTAGCCCGTATGGTCATTGCGGCGAACACTAATGGCTGTCTTCACGAAGCCTTGGTCATCACCTCTGCGCTGTCGATTCAAGATCCCAGAGAACGCCCAATGGACAAGAAGCAGGCGGCTGATGAGGCACATAAGAAATATAGCGATAAAGACTCTGATTTTGTCTCCTTCGTTAATCTGTGGGATCACCTTAAGCTGCAACAGAAATCCCTGTCCACGAGTCAGTTCCGAAAGCAGTGTAAGAAAGAGTTTCTTGCCTATCTGAGGGTGCGTGAGTGGCAAGACCTCTATGCCCAAATGAAACAAGCCGTGCATGATCTCAAATGGCGTCTCAACAGCGAGCCTGCCGATTATGAATTGCTGCACAAGTCGCTGCTCACGGGTCTATTGAGCCATGTGGGCTTTAAAGATAAAGACAACGAGTATCTTGGTGCCCGTAACCGTAAATTCTTCGTGTTTCCAGGTTCGCCTTTGGCTCGCAAGGGCCCTAAGTGGATCATGGCGGCTGAGCTCACCGAAACCTCACGCCTGTTTGCTCGTTGCTGCGCCAAAATTCAACCCGAATGGATAGAGCCTTTAGCCGGACATCTGGTCAAGAAGAATTATCTTGAGCCACATTTTGAGGCGAAACAAGGCAGTGTGGTGGCCTTTGAAAATCAAATACTCTATGGACTGATGATCGTTAACCGCCGTAAGACACAATACGGACCGGTCAACCCATTGGAAGCACGTGAAATCTTTATTCGCAGTGCCTTGGCCGAAGGCGAGCTCAGAACCAACGAAGCCTTCTTCATCAAGAACCGTAACATGCTCAAAGAGGTCGAGAATTTAGAGCATAAATCACGGCGCCGTGACATCTTGGTGGATGAGCAGGTGTTGGTTGATTTTTATGAACCTAGAATTCCCGAGGGGATCTATAATGCGCCTAAGTTTTTCAGTTGGTGGAAGCTTGAGTGTAAAAAAACGCCTGATCTATTAGATTTTGAACGTGAACAATTGATGCAGCGAGGAGATAGCCATATCTCTGCTCTGGATTTTCCAGATGCTTGGCATCAAGGCAATCTTAAACTCTTCTTGAGTTATCATTTCGAGCCTTCCGCCGACGATGATGGCGTGGCCGTGCATATTCCAGTGGCGCTGCTCAATCAGATAGAAGATGTCGATTTCGATTGGCAGGTTCCGGGCCTGAGAGAGGAAAAGTGCATCGCCTTGATCCGCGCTCTGCCTAAGAGCCTAAGACGTAATTTCGTCCCAGCCCCAGATTATGCTAATGCCTGTATGCAGGCGATGAAGCCCTTCGAGATGAGTTTCATCGATGCCATGTGTAAGCAGTTGCTGCGCATGAGTGGGGTTCGCGTCAGTATCGATGATTTCGATCTTAGTCAGCTGAGCAAGCATCTGTTGATGAATTTCAAGGTAGAGGATGACAATGGCAAGTTAGTGGCTCAATCTCGAGACATTGAGCAGCTTAAAGCCAGCCTTCAAGGCCAGGTGACTCAGGCTATTCGTAAGGTTGCCGATTCTGGTATCGAAAAAACTGAATTAACCCAGTGGTCCTTTGGTGACTTGCCACAAGCGTTTAAACAGAAGAAAGGTAACTTCGAGGTTAAGGCGTTCCCCGCTTTAGTGGACGATAAATCCAGCGTATCCATCAAGTTATTTGATGATGAAAATGAAGCTAAACGCTCCCATCAGCTGGGTCTACAACGCTTGTTATTAATCAATATCCCATCACCGGTGAAACACCTGCAAAAAACCTTGCCGAACAAGGCTAAGCTGGCCATGTATTTCAACCCCTTCGGTCAAGTACAGATCTTGCTGGATGATATTTTAGCGGCATCTGTGCAGCAGCTACTCGATGAGAAGGGCCTGGATGTACGTTGTGAGTCAGATTTTGAACAGGCTAAAGATTGGGTGAGACAAGAACTGAATCCCACGGCGGCTAAGATAGCCCTAAGAGTCGAAGAAATACTCACGCTTTATCAAAAGGTAAAGAAACGATTGAAGGGTAAAATTAGCCTAGATATAGCCTTCGCCATGAGTGATATTCAGACACAGTTGGATAAGTTGGTATTTAAAGGTTTTGTGGAAGCCTGTGGCTGGAAACGTTTACCTGACATGGTGAGGTATCTTAAAGCCGTGGAAAATCGTTTAGACAAGTTGCCAGTGGATCCTAATCGTGACCGACTGCACATGCTCAGCATTGCTAATGTACAGAAGGAACTTGAGGGTCAGTTAGCTAAGGTACCGAGATCTGTGGCGATACCTGAGTCCTTGCTAGAGGCAAGGTGGATGGTAGAGGAGTATCGAGTCTCCTGTTTTGCCCAGGTTCTGGGCACGGCTTATCCCATTTCAGAGAAACGTATCTTGAATCAGATCAAGCAAAACTAA
- a CDS encoding DUF4145 domain-containing protein — MYQFIIPARIRVLSGEVFFDYKGYRYCIGVHEETESVNSISIHDSIVRVPHENEKGFKYDFKAPVQASDNQICCFKEVDGKLDITLLMDTNGVNHKRLSHSSYVTHLKIATESETGLSKDVEARALDALNHFIRVYRYVTKDIAVKEVQYMTGFKPFLICSCHEYSETEIVDIHDKRIYELLSVWKPSADEIKTLQPNNTADKDLPNFQRNTATGVIAYHMSSSDFPDWKVTLTRAYEMASEQDNFSASILQCFIALELALFDMVRSIQPPTGVTLNTYNNVNGLINDAFTKLFGEESDEIKDKIHEVRKVRNKIVHDGYQATPQECSESLKICDEAFNYIDSKT, encoded by the coding sequence TTGTATCAGTTCATTATCCCTGCTCGAATAAGAGTTTTATCAGGAGAGGTTTTCTTCGATTATAAGGGATATCGTTATTGTATCGGAGTACATGAAGAAACTGAGTCTGTAAACTCGATCTCAATTCATGATTCTATAGTTCGTGTTCCTCATGAAAACGAAAAGGGCTTTAAATATGATTTTAAAGCCCCTGTGCAGGCATCAGATAACCAAATATGTTGTTTTAAAGAGGTAGATGGAAAACTTGATATTACGCTTCTAATGGATACAAATGGTGTAAACCACAAACGCTTAAGCCATTCTAGTTACGTTACACATCTAAAAATTGCAACGGAAAGTGAGACTGGCCTGAGCAAAGACGTGGAAGCTAGGGCATTAGATGCTTTAAACCATTTTATTCGTGTGTACAGGTATGTCACTAAAGACATCGCCGTTAAAGAAGTACAATACATGACAGGCTTCAAACCATTTCTAATATGTAGTTGTCACGAATATTCAGAAACAGAGATAGTTGATATACACGATAAGCGTATTTATGAATTACTATCGGTTTGGAAACCATCAGCTGACGAAATTAAGACACTACAACCAAATAATACAGCGGATAAAGATTTACCAAACTTTCAACGTAATACAGCGACAGGAGTTATTGCTTATCATATGAGTTCATCAGATTTTCCTGATTGGAAAGTCACATTAACGAGAGCTTATGAAATGGCATCGGAACAAGACAACTTTAGCGCCAGTATATTACAGTGTTTCATTGCTTTAGAATTGGCTCTATTTGATATGGTGCGTTCAATTCAGCCACCTACAGGTGTGACATTGAATACATATAATAATGTAAATGGTCTGATAAATGATGCATTTACTAAGCTATTTGGTGAAGAAAGTGATGAGATTAAAGATAAGATCCATGAGGTTCGCAAAGTTAGAAATAAGATCGTTCATGATGGCTATCAAGCTACACCACAAGAATGTAGCGAATCACTTAAAATATGTGATGAAGCTTTTAATTACATAGATTCAAAAACGTAA
- a CDS encoding AraC family transcriptional regulator yields MALRTKIDSYDTGMNRVCDYIYENLDEDLSVEHLSQFAGFSKYHFHRQFSDYFGVGIFRYIQLLRLKRASYRLYFNPDAKIIDIALDAKFDYPESFSRAFKKAFDQSPSEFRRQAHWVSWNEKYQFGGSKMDKKHQAEHLEARVDIVNFTETKIAVFEHRGAPELVNESAGKFIKWRKQTGLSPVAKSQTFGLIYEDPKSVPADKFRFDIAGSVLHEVPDNASGIINKTIPAGRCAVIRHLGSHEGLDTKIHYLYGQWLPESGESLRDFHCFFHYQNFFPEVAEHELITDIYLPLV; encoded by the coding sequence ATGGCGTTGAGAACAAAAATAGACAGTTACGACACTGGGATGAACCGAGTCTGTGACTATATTTATGAAAACTTGGATGAAGATCTTTCAGTTGAACATCTGAGTCAGTTTGCCGGCTTCTCTAAGTATCACTTCCATCGTCAGTTTTCGGATTATTTTGGTGTTGGCATATTTAGATATATCCAACTATTACGTTTAAAGCGAGCCTCTTATCGGCTCTATTTTAACCCTGATGCCAAGATCATCGATATTGCACTTGATGCTAAATTTGATTACCCCGAGTCATTTTCTCGGGCATTCAAGAAAGCGTTTGATCAATCTCCCTCTGAATTTCGTCGCCAGGCTCACTGGGTGAGCTGGAATGAAAAGTATCAATTTGGAGGTAGTAAGATGGATAAGAAACACCAGGCAGAGCATTTAGAGGCTAGAGTCGATATCGTCAACTTTACCGAGACTAAGATAGCGGTATTTGAGCACCGTGGTGCGCCTGAACTGGTTAATGAATCTGCCGGTAAGTTTATTAAGTGGCGTAAGCAGACTGGCCTATCGCCTGTGGCGAAGAGCCAAACGTTCGGGCTGATTTATGAAGATCCTAAATCCGTTCCAGCAGATAAATTTAGGTTTGATATCGCAGGTTCAGTATTGCATGAGGTGCCAGATAACGCCTCGGGAATTATCAATAAAACCATTCCTGCAGGCCGCTGCGCCGTCATCCGGCATCTGGGTTCTCATGAAGGATTGGATACAAAGATTCACTATCTTTATGGCCAGTGGTTACCGGAAAGCGGCGAATCCCTAAGAGACTTCCACTGTTTTTTCCACTATCAAAACTTCTTCCCCGAAGTGGCAGAGCATGAACTGATCACTGACATCTACCTACCCTTGGTTTAG
- a CDS encoding zinc metalloprotease, with product MFRSLLLSVCLLLLTLPQSMAAGPNPGGHGWDNANHNAAFKRCGTRTPTEVEVHRVNKRLNAMKKPDGVGNGGGNGNGGNDGDDNGTPSNPTMRSINVYFHVLTDGSTGALSTQDIVGQMNVLQAAFSSGANSNDTGISFVLSGTSYIDNSAWFHAGYGSIAEQEMKDSLRIGDEDDLNVYTNNPGGGLLGWATFPSSYDNAPKNDGVVILYSSLPNGSAAPYNEGDTLTHEVGHWLGLYHTFQGGCKGMGDDVVDTPAERSPAYGCPTNRNSCKRQSGDDPIENFMDYTDDNCMDEFTIWQADRMDKMSTLYRTPE from the coding sequence ATGTTTAGGTCACTTTTATTATCGGTATGCTTATTACTCTTAACCTTGCCCCAATCTATGGCTGCAGGGCCTAATCCAGGTGGTCACGGCTGGGATAACGCCAACCATAATGCCGCCTTTAAACGTTGTGGAACACGAACGCCTACGGAAGTAGAAGTTCATCGGGTTAATAAACGTCTTAACGCCATGAAAAAGCCTGATGGGGTAGGTAATGGAGGCGGGAATGGCAATGGAGGCAATGATGGTGATGATAATGGCACGCCATCAAATCCGACAATGAGAAGCATTAATGTGTATTTTCATGTTCTAACGGATGGTTCAACTGGTGCACTTTCTACACAAGACATTGTGGGGCAGATGAACGTGTTGCAAGCCGCCTTCTCTTCGGGGGCGAATAGTAATGATACAGGTATTAGCTTTGTTTTATCTGGGACAAGTTACATTGATAACTCTGCTTGGTTTCATGCCGGTTATGGTTCTATCGCTGAACAAGAAATGAAAGATTCACTTCGAATTGGCGATGAAGATGATCTGAATGTATACACTAATAATCCCGGGGGAGGCTTATTAGGTTGGGCAACCTTCCCTAGTAGCTATGATAACGCCCCAAAAAATGATGGTGTTGTCATACTCTACTCCTCTTTACCTAATGGCAGTGCAGCTCCTTACAATGAAGGTGATACCTTGACCCATGAAGTTGGGCATTGGCTTGGCCTTTATCATACCTTTCAAGGAGGGTGTAAGGGTATGGGTGATGATGTCGTAGATACACCTGCGGAGCGCTCACCTGCCTATGGTTGTCCAACCAATAGAAACTCCTGTAAAAGGCAGTCAGGTGATGATCCCATTGAAAATTTCATGGATTATACCGATGATAATTGTATGGACGAATTTACTATATGGCAGGCCGACCGTATGGATAAAATGAGTACTTTATATCGTACCCCAGAATGA